A section of the Campylobacter porcelli genome encodes:
- the rarD gene encoding EamA family transporter RarD, whose translation MAQKGFILALATFIMWGIFPIFFKFIQGISATEILAHRVIWSSVILLIVLIITKKLNSVKRLAKIKKVTLTLAVTGVLIASNWGIFIYAINQNDILATSLGYFINPLFSILLGAIILKEELSPALKLSIFIVFIAITIQIYSLGRLPFISIILPLSFALYGLLRKRLGVRAFEGLFIETMILSPFAIIYLVYLYINQSSEFGLNFNGVMLFLSGFIAILPLLTFNASTKYLKLSTIGFLQYISPTLSMIIAVFMYNETLDFYKFTSFMLIWISLAIAAMANLRRKNGTK comes from the coding sequence ATGGCACAAAAAGGGTTTATCCTAGCTTTAGCTACATTTATTATGTGGGGGATTTTCCCTATATTTTTTAAATTTATCCAAGGCATTAGTGCCACTGAAATCTTAGCCCATAGAGTTATATGGTCATCTGTGATTTTGCTAATTGTGCTTATAATCACCAAAAAGCTAAATAGCGTCAAAAGATTAGCAAAAATCAAAAAAGTAACCCTAACTCTAGCCGTTACTGGCGTATTAATCGCTAGTAACTGGGGGATATTTATCTATGCAATCAATCAAAATGATATCTTAGCAACTAGCCTTGGATACTTTATAAATCCGCTTTTTTCGATACTTCTTGGGGCTATTATATTAAAAGAGGAGCTTAGCCCAGCCTTAAAGCTATCAATTTTCATTGTATTTATAGCTATCACAATTCAAATTTACTCTCTTGGCAGACTTCCATTCATATCCATTATACTACCACTATCATTTGCCCTATACGGACTTTTGCGTAAAAGACTTGGGGTAAGAGCATTTGAAGGATTATTTATAGAAACTATGATTTTATCGCCATTTGCCATAATATATTTGGTATATTTATATATTAATCAAAGTAGCGAATTTGGATTAAATTTTAATGGAGTAATGCTATTTTTAAGCGGCTTTATCGCAATTTTACCGCTACTGACATTTAATGCTAGCACCAAATATCTAAAGCTTTCTACAATTGGATTTTTACAATATATAAGTCCAACTTTAAGTATGATTATTGCAGTTTTTATGTATAATGAGACTCTTGATTTTTATAAATTTACTAGCTTTATGCTTATATGGATTAGCCTTGCTATTGCTGCGATGGCAAATTTAAGGAGAAAAAATGGGACAAAATGA
- a CDS encoding glycoside hydrolase family 3 N-terminal domain-containing protein — MRKIILLFIFTICLFGNSSDKELRNMIGQMIMVGFSGNNANDEWVRQLRLDIKNGRIGGVMILARNISSKDGLKNLISYLNSARPKQPLFIAIDEEGGEISRFNKFSDFEHFPSAYKVGNELNLSSANKLYSKMAMQLKSLGVNMNFAPVVDLHNDISPIIGQRQRAFSSDASEVTAYASEFISAFDNYSVASVLKHFPGHGNAAADTHKTKTIVDNFDFDEIRPYYELIKRKKAKFVMVGHMIIPVIDDTNPATLSYQVVTNLLKDSLAFEGVVISDDMLMKALGGTLEENAIKAIKAGVDIVLVSEYFYNKTNSIKAVNDAIFNAVKSGQIEMTRIVDAYNRIIAQKARF; from the coding sequence ATGAGAAAGATTATTTTACTATTTATATTTACTATTTGTTTGTTTGGTAACTCAAGCGATAAAGAGCTTAGAAATATGATCGGTCAGATGATTATGGTGGGTTTTAGCGGTAATAACGCTAATGATGAGTGGGTAAGACAGCTACGCTTAGATATTAAAAATGGTAGAATCGGCGGAGTTATGATACTAGCTAGAAATATTAGTAGCAAAGATGGGCTAAAAAATTTAATAAGCTATCTAAACTCAGCCAGACCAAAACAGCCGCTATTTATCGCAATTGATGAAGAGGGTGGAGAAATTAGCAGATTTAATAAATTTAGCGATTTTGAGCACTTTCCATCAGCTTATAAGGTTGGAAATGAGCTAAATTTAAGTAGCGCAAATAAGCTATATAGCAAGATGGCAATGCAGTTAAAAAGTCTTGGGGTAAATATGAATTTTGCTCCGGTAGTTGATCTGCATAATGATATATCTCCTATAATTGGTCAAAGGCAAAGGGCATTTAGTAGTGATGCTAGCGAGGTTACTGCCTATGCAAGTGAGTTTATATCTGCATTTGATAATTACAGCGTTGCTAGTGTGTTAAAGCATTTTCCAGGCCATGGCAACGCAGCAGCTGATACTCATAAAACTAAAACTATTGTGGATAATTTTGATTTTGATGAGATTAGGCCATATTATGAGCTAATTAAACGCAAAAAGGCTAAATTTGTAATGGTTGGTCATATGATAATCCCAGTAATCGATGATACAAATCCAGCCACACTCTCTTATCAAGTTGTTACAAATTTATTAAAAGATAGTCTAGCTTTTGAAGGGGTTGTAATAAGTGATGATATGCTGATGAAAGCCCTTGGCGGGACTTTAGAAGAAAACGCCATAAAAGCTATAAAAGCTGGAGTAGATATAGTGCTTGTTAGTGAGTATTTTTATAATAAAACAAACTCCATAAAAGCAGTAAATGATGCGATTTTTAACGCAGTTAAGAGCGGTCAAATAGAGATGACTAGAATCGTAGATGCCTATAATCGCATAATTGCTCAAAAGGCTAGATTTTAG